The proteins below come from a single Stutzerimonas stutzeri RCH2 genomic window:
- a CDS encoding TatD family hydrolase: MQLIDTHTHLDFEMFDDDRAQVIARSQDAGVERIVVLGVHEANWQRVWQLACDQPNIYAALGLHPVFIEEHRDEHLHQLRDWLERLHGDSKLCAIGEIGLDYYVEDPNVERQHELLDAQLALAADFALPVLLHVRRAHAPMIAALKRHRLACAGVVHAFSGSWEEAREYLRLGFKLGLGGAGTWPQAQRMQRVLKQLPLEAIVLETDSPDIPPAGYAGERNSPELLPEICRMLADLKGVSAEELAAASYRNSCELFGWPRP, encoded by the coding sequence GTGCAGTTGATCGACACCCACACCCACCTCGACTTCGAGATGTTCGATGACGACCGGGCGCAGGTCATTGCTCGCAGCCAGGACGCCGGAGTCGAGCGCATCGTGGTGCTCGGTGTACATGAAGCCAATTGGCAACGGGTCTGGCAGCTGGCCTGCGATCAGCCGAATATCTATGCCGCGCTGGGCCTGCACCCGGTGTTCATCGAAGAGCATCGCGACGAGCATCTGCACCAGTTGCGCGACTGGCTGGAGCGCCTGCACGGCGATTCCAAGCTCTGTGCCATCGGCGAGATCGGTCTGGACTACTACGTGGAAGACCCGAACGTGGAGCGGCAGCACGAACTGCTCGATGCGCAGCTGGCGCTGGCCGCGGACTTCGCCTTGCCAGTGCTGCTGCACGTACGACGTGCGCATGCACCGATGATCGCCGCGCTCAAACGGCACAGATTGGCATGCGCAGGTGTCGTCCACGCATTCAGTGGCAGCTGGGAGGAGGCTCGGGAGTACCTGCGCCTGGGATTCAAGCTCGGTCTTGGTGGCGCCGGTACCTGGCCACAGGCGCAGCGCATGCAGCGGGTACTGAAACAGCTGCCGCTGGAAGCCATCGTGCTGGAAACCGACTCCCCGGACATCCCGCCGGCCGGTTATGCCGGCGAGCGCAACAGTCCGGAACTGCTGCCGGAGATCTGCCGGATGCTGGCCGATCTGAAAGGCGTCAGCGCCGAAGAGCTGGCCGCCGCCAGCTATCGCAACAGCTGCGAGCTGTTCGGCTGGCCACGGCCCTGA